ATGCGAGGGGGCCGATGGGGCCCGATGTCGCGGGCTCGACCGGATCCGAAGAGCAGGCCGACAGCGACAACAGGGCTGCGAAGCAGGCCAAGGAACCGAAGCGGAGAACGGGAGTCTGGGTCATGTCGCCTCCAAGAGCAGAACCCGTGCCACGCTCCCCAACGCTGGAAAGTTCCTCCGTTGTTACGGATAGTTAGCTGGTTGAACCAGATGCGAGCAATCCTTCCCCGGGCTGCGAAATCGTGAAGCCGGTGCCTCGGTGTGGCGAGCCCGGCACGCCGAGGTTCAGCCGGGCGTCGCTGTAGACTCCCCGGGTGGCCCTCGAGCTTCGTCCCGGCGTCGTGATCGCGGAGAAACTCCGACTGCTGCGGGAACTGGGGCACGGTGGCATGGGCGTGGTGTGGGCGGCGCGCCACGAAACGTTGGAGACCGACGTCGCCGTCAAGTTGATCCGGCCGGAGCGCGGCCAGGATGCTGCACTGATCGCCCGCTTCGAACGTGAAGCGAAGACCACCGCGAGGATTCGCCATCCTCACGTGGTGCAGGTCATGGACTTCGGCAGTGTCGATGCCGCCGTGCCGTACATCGTCATGGAGCTGCTCAGCGGCTTCTCGCTGGCCGAGTTGCTGGAGAGCGGTGGCCGACTGAGTCTCGCTACGACGCTGGTGCTGGTGCAGCAAGTCGGCAGCGCCCTGGCGAGTGCTCACGAGCGTGGAGTCGTGCATCGCGACATCAAACCGCACAACGTTTTCGTACTCGAAGAGAGCCGGGGCTCTCCGCTCTTCGTCAAGGTGCTGGACTTCGGTATCGCCAAGATGCTCTCGGACACGCAGGTGCCCGACGGCAGTCACACCTTGACGGAGACTGGCGCCGTGGTCGGCTCGCCGCCCTACATGAGCCCGGAACAGATCGAAGGCAAGAGCGTCGATCTGCGCACGGATCTGTGGTCCCTGGGTGTGATCGTCTACGAGTGTTTGACCGGGCAGCGACCCTTCAAAGGCACTTCCTTCGTTGGCGTGGGCGCTGCGATTCTGCAGGGCACCTACACGCCCGTGCGCGATCTGCGGCCTAGCTTGCCGCAGGCCGTGGAGGACTGGCTCGCCAAGGTGCTGAGCCTGGATGTCGAAGCGCGTTTCGCCTCGGCGACGGAAATGGTGGAGGCGTTTCAGCGCGCCGTGGCAGGTTCGCCGCCCGCTGACGCAGCCGCCGTAGATTTCGTCAGGGCCGAGAGTGCGGCTACTGGATTCGAGTCGACCCTGGACGCGACCCCGCTCGGCTCGGCGGGAAAGGCGGCCCCACCAGATGCGCTCGTAGCAAGAACTGCGAGCCAACCGCCTCTCGCGGTGAAGAGCGCCGGAGATCTCTCCGAGAGTGAGGTGTCGACTGACAGCGCGCTGTCGAGCGAAAGCCGACACATGGTCGCGGACCGGTCACAGCGGCCGTTGCGAGCGAAGTTGGTCTACGGCGTGGCAACGGCGACCATCGCGGCGGCGGGGATGGCATGGATGCTGTCGCGCAACAACGGCAGCGGGGGGTGTCCTGCCGGGATGGTGAAGATCCCGAGCACGACGTTTCGAATGGGCTCGGCACCGGACGGAGAGACCCCGGGTGACGAAGCGCCTCAACAGCGGGTGACCTTGGACGCTTTCTGTCTGGACAAAACCGAGGTTACGGCTGGTGCCTACGCCAAGTGCGCGGACTGCAAGCCCCTCTCGAGGACGGTGCAGGGGGAAGGCCTGACCCCCAACGCCGTCACCTTCTGGAGTCAGTTCTGTAACGGACCCGATGCCACAGAACACCCAGTCAATTGTATCGACTTGCCGAGCGCGAGCGCCTTCTGTGAGGCCCAGGGCAAGCGTCTGCCGACGGAGAGCGAATGGGAGTTCGCCGCGCGTGGCAGTAATGGGCGCACATTCCCGTGGGGCGAGAGCGCGCCAGACGCTAAGCGTCTCAACGTCTGCGGGGCGGAGTGCAGCACGCTGCTGAGCGAGCGACTCGAGCGCATCGGTCGCGACCCGTGGCCGCGAATGCACGAGCAGAACGATGGTGCGCCGACCACCGCGCCCGTAGGCGGGCTTGTCGACGGTGCGTCGGAGGCTGGCATTCTGGATCTCGCGGGCAACGTCTGGGAGTGGACGAGCAGTCACTACTGCCGCTACGACGAGCCCGAGTGCGGCGATTCGCGGCGTGTGATCCGCGGCGGCGGTTGGGACACCGTGGAGAGCCAAGACGTGCGCGCTGCACGGCGATTGCCCAGCGCGCCGAACGCGCGCAGCTGGAGCGTGGGCTTTCGCTGCGCGAAGTCCTTGTGAAACGCGCTCGGCTGGGGCGTAGGTTTTCGCTGCGCGAAGCCCTCGTGAGCTGCTCGAGCTCGGTCAGTCTCGCTCAGTCCTTTTTCGCGCGCTCGCGCTTGCGCAGCAGCTTGCCGCGGGAGACGCCCAACTGCTTGGCCGCCTGGGTGAGGTTGCCGCCAGCCGCGGCGATGGCGGCGTTCACGACGTCTTCGGTGAGAGCCCGAGCCGGAACGGCCCGCTTTCCCAGTGCTTCTTCGAGGCCCCACACTCGCAAACCAGGTTCTGGGTCCGCCCGGCGCGCAGCGGCGAGCGCGGCATCCAGCTCGCGTACGTTGCCTGGCCACGCTTCGAGCAGCAACCGCTCTACGGCTTCCACCTCCACGGCGCTCGGATCGAGGGGCGACCCGGCGCGTCCGCTCAGCGCTTGCGCGATGCTGAAGAGATCTTCCGCACGATCACGTAGCGCCGGCACTGACACCCGCGCCAAAGAAAGCCGTGCAAACAGATCGCGCCGGAACTGCCCGTGCTCGACCATGTCTTCCAGATTGCGGTGTGTGGCTGCGAGGACCAGCACGTCTACGCGAACGGGGCGGGATGCGCCCACGGGGAGTACTTCCCGATTCTCGAGCAAGCGCAACAACTTGGGCTGCAACTCCAAGGGCAGCTCGCCAATTTCGTCCAACACCAACGTGCCGCCGTCGTGGGCCACGACGACGCCTGGCGCGGCGCCTTGCGCGCCGGAAAAGGCTCCGGCGGCGTGTCCGAAGAACTGCGATTCGAAGACACCCGCCGCAACTCCAGCAACGTTGACGAACACCAGGGGCTTGGGTCGGTCGCAGGCCGCCGCGATGGCGCGGGCCACTAGCTCCTTGCCGGTCCCCGTCTCACCCTCGATCAGCACATTGCGTGGCTTGTCTTGCGCGAAGGAGCGCACACCCTCCGCCACTCTGCGCAAACCGTAGGGGCCGATCATCTCCCCCACGGGCGGTTCCGGCTCGAACCCACCCGAAAGCGCCGTGCGGTACACGAACAGCGTGCTGCCCAAGCGGATGACTGCACCAGACTCCAAGGTGACGCGATCCGACGGGCCCAAGCGTGCGCCGTTCACCCAGGTCCCGTTGCGTGAGCCAGCGTCCGCGATGGACAGCACGCCTCCTGCGCGATCGATCCGGATGTGCTTGGTAGAGACCCTTTCGTCTCTCGAGCCCGCGGCCGAAAGCCAGTCGCGACCTACCACGGATCCGGAATCTGGCACGGGCAACGCGAGGGGACGCGGGAACGCGCACACGAACGCGGGCCGCGTCGCGCCGGTCCGTGGCGCAGCTGGCCCGCGATGTTCGACCGTGCTCGCGCTGTCCACCGCCATGGTGCCGCAGATTGCCATGCGGCGTTTGTCGGACCAAGGCCTCAAAACAAGGGCTTGCCATCGAAGCCACAGCCCGGATCGCCCGCCCGGCAGCTTCTCGTGTCCGTGGTGGTCGTGGCAACGATGGCGCCAGAGGCGGCAGCGTGCCGCTGCGACAGCTCGTCCCGGAGCTGATCCAGGGCGCGGGAGTAGGCCCGACGATCCTCGGAGGTGGCGCCGGGCGCCTTCGCTCGCGCGGCCGCCCGAGCGACTCCATCGGTGGCTCCCGCGCGGCGCGTGGCTGCAGCCCAGGCCACCAAGTCTCCGTGACGTGCATCGAGCCGCCGCAGCTCGGCCAGCGCGGCGCCCCGTTCGTCGAGGGCGTCGAGGGCTGCGGCGAAGTTGCTCAGCTGTGAGTGCGTTGGAACGGCTTCGCTCACCGCTTCGCGCGCCTCGCGCGCGGTGGCTCGCGCGCTTTCCAGCGCCTTCTCGCCGAAGCGGGCGACCAGCGCGGCATGGCGGCGATCGAGAGCTTTCAACTGGATGCGCTTGGCCTCGTCACGTTCCTGCAGGAGCGCAGCGTTGCGACCGGCGAGTTCACTGACCGAGTCCGCATGTGCAGCGCTCGTCTGGTGCGCTTGATATGCACCCACGCCTGCGCCACAAGTGACCAACGCGAGGGCCGCGGAGAGGACGTACTCGCGCGTGCGACGCCCGGTTGCGCGGCGGACCCGCAGTGCCTCCAGCTCGTGTGCCCGCACCGCGTTGTCGATCTGGAGTCGGGCATGCGCTTCCGCGCGGATGCGGGCGACTTCGACTTCTGCCTGTGCGCGGCCCACACGTCGCGCCTCTTCCATGCGCGCTTCGCGTGCGCGCGCCGCTTCAGCTTCCTGCTCCGCCTGAAGGTCCGCGCGCTCCCGCGCTTCTCGTTCTGCTTGCGCCGCAAGTGCCGCGGCGCGTTGCTCGCCCTGCGCGCAAGCCTCCGCGCGCAAGCGTCCGGCCTCGATACGGGTCAGCTCGGCTAGCGAGGTCATCACGGAATTGTCGGCGGTGGCGGGATGTGGCTTGCTCATGCGCTCGGCTCCTGTCTGGTTGCCGAGTGCTTTTGCAGCCGCCGTGCCGGCGGTAAGCTTGCGAAATCTCGCCGAAAATACTGAGTATTTTCTGATCGCGATCACACCGAGCGCTGCGGACCGCGATCGCGATCATCAGCGCTCGTCCGCGCGTGGCGCGCCCGGTGGTTCGCGACCACAGACACGCGGGAGGTAGATGCGGCTGACGCGTTCGCTCAGGGGTACAGCGGGCACTGCCCGTTCTTCATGGGCTTGGTGCACTGGTTGGCGCAGCCCGCCTGGCCGCAGGGGTAGCAGCAGAGCAACCCCGTGCTGCAGCTGTCGTTGCCCGTACACTTGTCCCCGAGCTTGCCGCCCGGCTTGATGCAACTCGTGTCCGCACTGACGTCGATGCCTTCGGCGGCAGCCGTGCAAGAGTTGCAGTAGAACTTACCATCGCAACCGCATACACCGGGGCAGTCCGCCGTACAGCCCTGTGGTTTCGGCTTGCAGGCGCCCAACTCGTCACCTGCGCCGCATGCGCTCGGGTAGTCGCAGTACTCACCGCTAGCGCAGGTGAGACCCATCTTGCCACCACACGCGCCGCCACCATCGGTCGTCGCGTCGCCGCCACCATCCGAAGCGTCGCTGCTCGCATCACTGCCACCCCCGTCCGAGGCGTCGCTGCCCGCGTCGTTGCAGTTGGGATCGGGAAAGGACTCCTGCCACTGCCACTTGCCGTTGGTACAGGTGACGGAGTTGCAGAACTCACAGGCATTCGTGCAGCCGCTGCTACAGCTCTTGCCCTCTTCGTTGCACGGCGTTCCGTCGGCCGCGAAATAGTCGATGGGGCAGACGGAGCCGCCGCCCCCGGTTCCCGAGCTGCCGCCGCCGGTCCCGGCGCTGCCGGCTGAGCCGCCGCTTCCCGCGTCGTCGGAGCTCGAGTTGCCGCACGCCTGCAGCGTCATGAATGCGGCGCCAAGGATCCCGAGGGCAAGTCCAAGCTTCTTCATGGTAGGTGAAAACATAGCAAGCACTGTGCCCAGGCCGAATAGCGATATTCGCGAAGGTTTGGCCCGTTGGCTTGGCACACTGTGCCGTTCGCCCTGACGCGCGCCGCTTGGGCGCCCGGCTTCGGGCCCTGCCGCTGCCACGCCGAAATCCTCGTTGGTGTGCCCGTTCTCGGGTGGAGCGCTTCCGCCTTCGCTCCGGGGCTATAGTGAAACCATGGTGCTGCGGCAGCGTGTCCTCGACGAGATCGCCAGCGCGCGCCAGGAATTGGTGGAGCTGACCCAGGCCCTGATTCGCGTGCCCACGGTCAACCCACCGGGGCAGCACTACCGCGAGTGTGCAGAGCTGATCGGCGAGCGGATGCGTCGCTACGGCATGCAGGTCGAGTTGCTCGTTGCAGACGACCACCCCGACCACAGCGAGCGCTACCCGCGGGTCAACGTGCTGGGGCGCGTCGACGGCAACGCACGGCGGCCCTGTCTCCACTTCAACGGACACCTCGATGTCGTTCCCGCCGGCACGGGCTGGAGCGTCGGGCCCTTCGACGCGGTGGAGCGTGACGGAAAGATCTACGGACGGGGGAGCGCCGACATGAAGGCCGGCATTGCGGCCGCGCTGGTGGCGGTTGCTTGTCTGCGGCGGGCGGGGGTGGAGCTGGCTGGAAGTTTGGAGGTGAGCGCCACAGTCGACGAGGAGAGCGGCGGATTTGCTGGCGTGGAATGGATGTGCAAGCGCGGGTTGCTCGGTTCAGCGCGCACGGACTTCGTGATCATTCCAGAACCTCTCAACGTGGACCGCATCTGCATCGGTCATCGCGGGGTGTATTGGTTCCGTGTTGCGGCACGCGGGGCGGTTGCGCACGGCAGCATGCCGTTCTTGGGCGTCAGCGCCATCGAGCACTTGGCAACCCTCGTCGAGCGCATGCGCTCGGAGCTGCTGCCACGCATCGCGGCTCGCATCACGGCCATGCCCGTCGTTCCTGAAGCTGCTCGGCGCGCCACGCTCAACGTCAACTCCATCGTCGGCGGGCAGGCCGGGGAGTTCCCACAGACCGCGTGCGTGGCTGAGCACGCCGAGGCCATTTTCGACCGGCGCTTCCTCCACGAGGAAACCTTCGATGGGGTCAAAGCGGAGATTCGTGAGCTACTCACTGAGCTCACTCGCGAAGAGCCGCGGCGTCGCTATGAACTCGAAGACTTGATGGTGGTGCACCCGGTGCTGGCGCCCAGGGACGCACCGCTGGTGCGAGCGCTTTCCTCGGACGTCGAGGCTGTGTTGGGGCGAGCGCCGTCGCTCTGCGCGAGCCCCGGCACCTACGATCACAAGCATGTGGCCCGCGTGGCGGGCGTCGAGCAATGTGTCGCCTACGGACCCGGGATCTTGGATCTTGCGCACCAGATCGACGAGTACGTGGAGATCGACGACCTCGTTCGCGCGACGCAGGTGCTCGCTTTGAGCGCGATGCGGCTCGTCGCCGCGACGGATTGACTCCGCGGCGGAGGCGCCGCGCTCAGCGAGTCGCACGAGGCCGCGTACTCACGCGCACTTTGGCGGGGAATCTGGCGAGGCCGGGTGCGCGAGAGGCCTTCGTGATGTACGCTTCGCGCCATGACTGGGCTTGGACTATGGGTGCGGCGTGGCCGCGCCGTGGGGATTCTTGCGGGCTGCGTTGCTGGATGGGTTTTCGCGGCGTGCGGCAGCGACACCGGCGAAGACCGCGCGAAGCTGGCGAAGATCGCCGAGGGCTGCTTGATCGACTCGGATTGCGCCACGCCGCTGGTGTGCGCATTCAAGACGTGCCACTCGCGCTGCAACGACTCGCGCGATTGCCCCGACGAAGAAGTGTGTGTGCCGGCAGACCCTCGCCCCTACAACGTCTGCCTGCACAGCCCGAACAAGTGTGTCTACAACACCGATTGCCCGTCCGAACAGCTGTTTTGTGCGGCGGATTCGCGCTGCCGCCTGCAATGCAAGGCAGATCGCGACTGCTTGCCAGAACAGAAGTGCATCCAGGGCGCGTGTGCTGACGACAAGGACATCGAGGATGGTGGTTTGGTCGATGGCGGCACGGATCTGGACGCCAGCATCGGCACCAGCTGCACCTACAACACCGACTGCCCCGCACCGTTGGTGTGCAAGGCGGGTTCCTGCTTGGTCGAGTGCAAGGGCGATCGGGACTGTCCCCCTGGGCTGTTCTGCAGCGCTGCGGGAGCGTGTGTGACTTCCGGTCCCGGCGACGGCGGTACGGACGGGCCCGTGGTGGTTCCGGGCTGCGCCAATGGCAAGCAGGATCCTGGAGAGACGGGAGTGGACTGCGGTGGCAGCTGTGGCGCTTGCGATGGCAGCAAGTGCTCCAAACCTTCAGATTGTGCGAGCAACGTGTGCAAGGGCCTCGTCTGCCAGGCGCCGAGCTGCGGCGACGGTCTGCAAAACGGCATCGAGTCGGATGTGGACTGTGGCGGCGGCTGCCCCAAGTGCCCGCCCACCAAGGGCTGCTGGACGAGCAACGACTGCACCACCGGCTCGTGCGTGAACGGCAGCTGCAACGCACCCGGTTGCTCGAACGGGCAGAAGGATACCAACGAAACGGACGTGGACTGCGGCGGCACGGAGTGCGCACCCTGCGCAACCGGCAAGGCGTGTGCGAAGAACGAGGATTGCAGCAGTCAAAACTGCGTTTCCAAGAAGTGCGTGAACGCGGGTCCGACGCTTTGGACGCGAGTGCTGAGCAGCGCTGGGAGTAGCGAACTCGCCCACGTAGCGGCCGCGGGCACGACCCACGTCGTCGCCGCCGGTGCCGGTACGAACACGCTCGATCTGGGTGGAGGCCCGCTGTTACTCGGCGGGTACGGACGCTTCGCGGCGAAGTACACCGTGGCGGGTGCGCACGTGTGGTCTCGTGCGCTAGGCGGCTCGAACGTCGGGAGCTTTGGCGATGTGGCGGTGGGCCCGTCGGGGGCGGTGTGGGTCTGGGCGAATTCCCAACTCACGGCTCCTGAACCCGGTGGGCTGGCAAGCTGCCAGGCATTCTCGGGCAAACCGGTCGCACTACTCACCAAGCTCGACGCCTCGACGGGGGCGACAGTGTGGTCAACCTGCGCGGGTATCTCTGACAGCGGGCAGTTCCAAGCTCAGGGCGTGACGGTGGACGCGCAGGGCGACGTGTGGGCGAGTGGCAGGTTCTACGGCACAGCGGACTTCGACGGCATTCAGCCGCAGAGCCCGTATCTGAACGGCTTCCTGGTCAAGTACTCTGGGGTTTCGGGGCAGGCGGCGTGGGTGTCGCACCTGCGAAACGACGCCGCGCCGCCCGGCAGTCTGGCCAGTTTT
This DNA window, taken from Polyangiaceae bacterium, encodes the following:
- a CDS encoding acetylornithine deacetylase/succinyl-diaminopimelate desuccinylase family protein gives rise to the protein MVLRQRVLDEIASARQELVELTQALIRVPTVNPPGQHYRECAELIGERMRRYGMQVELLVADDHPDHSERYPRVNVLGRVDGNARRPCLHFNGHLDVVPAGTGWSVGPFDAVERDGKIYGRGSADMKAGIAAALVAVACLRRAGVELAGSLEVSATVDEESGGFAGVEWMCKRGLLGSARTDFVIIPEPLNVDRICIGHRGVYWFRVAARGAVAHGSMPFLGVSAIEHLATLVERMRSELLPRIAARITAMPVVPEAARRATLNVNSIVGGQAGEFPQTACVAEHAEAIFDRRFLHEETFDGVKAEIRELLTELTREEPRRRYELEDLMVVHPVLAPRDAPLVRALSSDVEAVLGRAPSLCASPGTYDHKHVARVAGVEQCVAYGPGILDLAHQIDEYVEIDDLVRATQVLALSAMRLVAATD
- a CDS encoding sigma 54-interacting transcriptional regulator; amino-acid sequence: MAICGTMAVDSASTVEHRGPAAPRTGATRPAFVCAFPRPLALPVPDSGSVVGRDWLSAAGSRDERVSTKHIRIDRAGGVLSIADAGSRNGTWVNGARLGPSDRVTLESGAVIRLGSTLFVYRTALSGGFEPEPPVGEMIGPYGLRRVAEGVRSFAQDKPRNVLIEGETGTGKELVARAIAAACDRPKPLVFVNVAGVAAGVFESQFFGHAAGAFSGAQGAAPGVVVAHDGGTLVLDEIGELPLELQPKLLRLLENREVLPVGASRPVRVDVLVLAATHRNLEDMVEHGQFRRDLFARLSLARVSVPALRDRAEDLFSIAQALSGRAGSPLDPSAVEVEAVERLLLEAWPGNVRELDAALAAARRADPEPGLRVWGLEEALGKRAVPARALTEDVVNAAIAAAGGNLTQAAKQLGVSRGKLLRKRERAKKD
- a CDS encoding bifunctional serine/threonine-protein kinase/formylglycine-generating enzyme family protein, yielding MALELRPGVVIAEKLRLLRELGHGGMGVVWAARHETLETDVAVKLIRPERGQDAALIARFEREAKTTARIRHPHVVQVMDFGSVDAAVPYIVMELLSGFSLAELLESGGRLSLATTLVLVQQVGSALASAHERGVVHRDIKPHNVFVLEESRGSPLFVKVLDFGIAKMLSDTQVPDGSHTLTETGAVVGSPPYMSPEQIEGKSVDLRTDLWSLGVIVYECLTGQRPFKGTSFVGVGAAILQGTYTPVRDLRPSLPQAVEDWLAKVLSLDVEARFASATEMVEAFQRAVAGSPPADAAAVDFVRAESAATGFESTLDATPLGSAGKAAPPDALVARTASQPPLAVKSAGDLSESEVSTDSALSSESRHMVADRSQRPLRAKLVYGVATATIAAAGMAWMLSRNNGSGGCPAGMVKIPSTTFRMGSAPDGETPGDEAPQQRVTLDAFCLDKTEVTAGAYAKCADCKPLSRTVQGEGLTPNAVTFWSQFCNGPDATEHPVNCIDLPSASAFCEAQGKRLPTESEWEFAARGSNGRTFPWGESAPDAKRLNVCGAECSTLLSERLERIGRDPWPRMHEQNDGAPTTAPVGGLVDGASEAGILDLAGNVWEWTSSHYCRYDEPECGDSRRVIRGGGWDTVESQDVRAARRLPSAPNARSWSVGFRCAKSL